The Deinococcus koreensis genome window below encodes:
- a CDS encoding sensor histidine kinase yields MSVPAPDLIRSAAPAPLLQERGPQDGAPQGRGGPAGRGPRSGVPLRVMLLRPFLLPFLLLVGVGMAVLVGVGRNTQSRLLVTDSQTRLILLSLLGGDLSAMENGQRGFLITGNPEFLTPFTDGQAAYQAHVFALEDLSATPQQRANLQRVEELVARWRQEEAEPEIEARRTSAERATALVSERGSRGLLEVARGILSTMQGDENTRLSQAVVSSQDTLNRVRWLTFSGLGLSMLLILLTAWQVARSVSSSLENVAESAREIAAGQYHRRLPPTPVQELAALGRQFDLMAGAVQQREQELRVANDKLERSNRELEQFAYVASHDLQEPLRTIGSYTELLARRYQGRLDERADQYIAFTTAATARMKALIQDLLAYSRVRQGQRPVGSVDTRTLVQGVLSDLEAQVQGSGAQVEVGPLPTVPGNADLLRHVFQNLIGNALKFHAPERPPRVRISATGEDRRWVFHVQDNGIGIEPQYHERILGVFQRLHPMNEFQGSGIGLAVARSAVEQQGGQLWLESVPGQGSVFHFSLPEVPLDPLPADPGPVDPEPTDPDAPGSRWSLSGSLGAGPFQSDLRQSDPQPPATRPGGSPDQDATAATPQPSGPEETP; encoded by the coding sequence GTGTCCGTCCCCGCCCCCGATCTGATCCGCAGCGCGGCCCCCGCTCCGCTGCTTCAGGAACGCGGGCCCCAGGACGGGGCTCCCCAGGGGCGTGGCGGGCCGGCGGGCCGGGGGCCGCGATCCGGCGTGCCCCTGCGGGTGATGCTGCTGCGCCCCTTCCTGCTGCCGTTCCTGCTGCTGGTGGGGGTGGGGATGGCGGTGCTGGTGGGGGTGGGCCGCAACACGCAGAGCCGCCTTCTGGTCACCGACTCGCAGACCCGGCTGATCCTGCTGAGCCTGCTGGGGGGCGACCTCTCGGCCATGGAAAACGGCCAGCGCGGCTTTCTCATCACCGGGAACCCGGAGTTCCTGACCCCCTTCACCGATGGTCAGGCGGCCTATCAGGCGCACGTGTTCGCCCTGGAGGACCTGAGCGCCACCCCGCAGCAGCGCGCCAACCTGCAGCGCGTGGAGGAGCTGGTCGCCCGCTGGCGGCAGGAAGAGGCCGAACCCGAGATCGAGGCGCGCCGAACCTCCGCCGAGCGGGCCACGGCGCTGGTCAGCGAGCGGGGCAGCAGGGGACTGCTGGAGGTCGCACGCGGAATCCTCTCGACCATGCAGGGCGACGAGAACACCCGGCTGAGTCAGGCGGTGGTGTCCAGTCAGGACACCCTGAACCGCGTGCGCTGGCTGACCTTCAGCGGGCTGGGACTGAGCATGTTGCTGATCCTGCTGACCGCCTGGCAGGTGGCCCGCTCGGTGTCCAGCAGCCTGGAGAACGTGGCCGAGAGCGCGCGGGAGATCGCGGCCGGGCAGTACCACCGGCGGCTGCCCCCGACCCCGGTGCAGGAACTGGCCGCCCTGGGCCGACAGTTCGACCTGATGGCGGGCGCCGTACAGCAGCGCGAGCAGGAGCTGCGGGTGGCGAACGACAAGCTGGAGCGCTCCAACCGCGAACTCGAACAGTTCGCGTACGTGGCCAGCCACGACCTGCAGGAGCCCCTGCGGACCATCGGCAGCTACACCGAACTGCTCGCCCGGCGCTACCAGGGCCGGCTCGACGAGCGCGCCGACCAGTACATCGCCTTCACGACCGCCGCCACGGCGCGCATGAAGGCCCTGATCCAGGATCTGCTGGCCTACTCCCGCGTGCGCCAGGGCCAGCGGCCGGTCGGCAGCGTGGACACCCGGACGCTGGTGCAGGGCGTCCTGAGCGACCTGGAGGCCCAGGTGCAGGGCAGCGGCGCTCAGGTCGAGGTCGGGCCGCTGCCGACGGTGCCGGGCAATGCCGACCTGCTGCGGCACGTCTTCCAGAACCTGATCGGGAACGCCCTGAAGTTCCACGCGCCGGAGCGCCCCCCACGGGTGCGGATCAGCGCCACCGGTGAGGATCGGCGCTGGGTATTCCACGTGCAGGACAACGGCATCGGCATCGAGCCGCAGTACCACGAGCGGATCTTAGGGGTCTTCCAGCGCCTCCATCCCATGAACGAGTTCCAGGGCAGCGGGATCGGGCTGGCGGTCGCGCGCAGCGCCGTCGAGCAGCAGGGCGGGCAGCTGTGGCTGGAGAGTGTGCCGGGGCAGGGCAGCGTGTTCCACTTCAGTCTGCCGGAGGTGCCCCTTGACCCCCTGCCTGCCGATCCAGGGCCTGTCGATCCAGAACCCACCGATCCGGATGCTCCGGGGTCACGGTGGAGCCTGAGTGGATCGTTGGGGGCAGGGCCGTTCCAGTCAGACCTCCGCCAGTCAGACCCGCAGCCGCCAGCCACCCGTCCAGGCGGGAGTCCGGATCAGGACGCCACAGCGGCCACCCCACAGCCCTCCGGGCCGGAGGAGACCCCATGA
- a CDS encoding SDR family oxidoreductase encodes MTQTPPQSLGTLLPGTADSTFRPDLLRGKHALITGGGSGINLGIAQSFAAHGCAVTILGRNLEKAENAARGIVDAGGRATGVSADVRDFAALQAAVAQAVAAHGDFDIVLAGAAGNFPAPVDGISPNGFKTVVDIDLLGTYNTIKAAAPHLKAPGGNVLSISAYGIPVPMQAHVVAAKAGVDALTRTLAVEWGLRGIRVNGIIPGPIDGTEGMARLAPDEQTRGRFMSTVPLGRFGIPQDIANAALFLVSDAASYVTGVVLPVDGGQNMLGGAPQYQMFQQMGFGQMGGGAKKE; translated from the coding sequence ATGACCCAGACGCCCCCCCAGTCCCTCGGCACCCTTCTCCCCGGCACCGCCGACTCCACCTTCCGTCCCGACCTGCTGCGCGGCAAGCACGCGCTGATCACCGGGGGCGGCTCCGGCATCAACCTGGGCATCGCGCAGAGCTTCGCCGCGCACGGCTGCGCCGTGACCATCCTGGGCCGCAACCTGGAGAAGGCTGAGAACGCCGCCCGGGGCATCGTGGACGCGGGCGGCCGGGCGACCGGCGTCAGCGCCGACGTGCGCGACTTCGCGGCGCTGCAGGCGGCGGTGGCGCAGGCCGTGGCCGCGCACGGCGACTTCGATATCGTGCTGGCGGGCGCCGCCGGCAACTTCCCGGCCCCGGTGGACGGCATCTCGCCCAACGGCTTCAAGACCGTGGTGGATATCGACCTGCTGGGCACCTACAACACCATCAAGGCCGCCGCGCCGCACCTGAAGGCCCCCGGCGGGAACGTGCTGAGCATCTCCGCCTACGGCATTCCGGTGCCCATGCAGGCGCACGTGGTCGCCGCCAAAGCCGGCGTGGACGCCCTGACCCGCACCCTGGCCGTGGAATGGGGCCTGCGCGGCATCCGCGTGAACGGCATCATCCCCGGCCCCATCGACGGCACCGAGGGCATGGCCCGCCTGGCGCCCGACGAACAGACCCGGGGGCGCTTCATGAGCACCGTGCCGCTGGGCCGCTTCGGCATCCCCCAGGACATCGCCAACGCCGCCCTGTTCCTGGTGTCCGACGCGGCCAGCTACGTCACCGGCGTGGTGCTGCCCGTGGACGGCGGCCAGAACATGCTCGGCGGCGCCCCCCAGTACCAGATGTTCCAGCAGATGGGCTTCGGCCAGATGGGGGGAGGGGCGAAGAAGGAGTAG
- a CDS encoding enoyl-CoA hydratase-related protein: MTSESVSLARSGEVATLTITSKMGSMGPAFWREVPQALGELGSARVLIVRGVQVFSAGLDVKANAAQIAPVLGDPAGFAAVVAEMHAAIEGLAALPIPVIAAVHGWCIGAGLELIAAADLRLCSGDARFRLPEVLLGITADLGGLQRLPRLIGHGRTAHLALTGEPIDAATAERWGLVTEVLPDQDALFARADALAAHLAALPPKALEGTKRILQGERPHAESLAAAVAWNARHMTLDGLQSALKK, from the coding sequence ATGACCTCTGAAAGTGTGAGCCTCGCCCGCAGCGGTGAGGTCGCCACCCTCACCATCACCTCCAAGATGGGTTCCATGGGCCCGGCCTTCTGGCGCGAGGTGCCCCAGGCCCTGGGCGAGCTGGGCAGCGCCCGGGTGCTGATCGTGCGCGGCGTGCAGGTGTTCAGTGCCGGCCTGGACGTGAAGGCCAACGCGGCCCAGATCGCGCCCGTGCTGGGCGACCCGGCGGGCTTCGCGGCGGTGGTGGCCGAGATGCACGCGGCCATCGAGGGCCTGGCCGCCCTGCCCATCCCGGTGATCGCCGCCGTCCACGGCTGGTGTATCGGCGCGGGGCTGGAGCTGATCGCGGCGGCCGACCTGCGCCTGTGCAGCGGGGACGCCCGCTTCCGCCTGCCCGAAGTGCTGCTGGGCATCACAGCCGACCTGGGCGGCCTGCAGCGCCTGCCGCGGCTGATCGGCCACGGGCGCACGGCCCACCTGGCCCTGACTGGCGAGCCCATCGACGCGGCCACCGCCGAGCGCTGGGGTCTGGTGACCGAGGTGCTGCCCGACCAGGATGCCCTGTTCGCCCGCGCGGACGCCCTCGCCGCGCACCTGGCGGCCCTGCCCCCGAAAGCCCTGGAGGGCACCAAGCGCATCCTGCAGGGCGAGCGGCCGCACGCCGAGAGCCTCGCGGCCGCCGTGGCCTGGAACGCCCGGCACATGACCCTGGACGGCCTGCAGAGCGCGCTGAAGAAGTGA